One window of Candidatus Zixiibacteriota bacterium genomic DNA carries:
- a CDS encoding alpha-ketoacid dehydrogenase subunit beta translates to MKTTTFIEAITEAMAEEMARDESVFLIGEDIGLYGGVFKATKGLMDRFGTERVIDSPISEAYIIGGCVGAAMVGMRPVPEIQFADFITPAMDQIIQQAAKIRYRSGGAWTCPMTVRVCCGGDVGGGLYHSQINEQWFFSQPGLIVLMPSTPYDAKGLLKSAIRGEDPVIYFEHKRLYRSIKEDLPDDDFTVPIGKAAIRKEGKDITLVAYGLMCHKSLEAAAALEKEGISAELIDMRTLLPWDRETIFESVKKTSKVVLVQENSKTGGVMAEVGASIAEELFDYLDAPVTRVCGLDVPMLPFAPPLEHYFLPNAEKIIRAVKKVLEY, encoded by the coding sequence CGGAAGCAATGGCCGAGGAAATGGCACGTGATGAAAGTGTTTTTTTGATTGGCGAGGATATCGGCCTCTACGGGGGTGTTTTCAAAGCGACCAAGGGGCTGATGGATCGTTTCGGGACAGAGCGGGTTATCGATTCCCCCATTTCCGAGGCTTATATAATCGGGGGTTGTGTCGGTGCGGCGATGGTCGGAATGCGCCCGGTGCCCGAAATACAGTTCGCCGATTTCATCACTCCGGCCATGGACCAAATTATCCAGCAGGCGGCCAAGATTCGTTACCGTTCCGGCGGCGCCTGGACCTGCCCGATGACGGTCAGAGTCTGTTGCGGCGGTGATGTCGGCGGCGGATTGTACCATTCGCAGATCAACGAGCAATGGTTCTTTTCTCAGCCGGGTCTCATCGTGCTGATGCCCTCGACGCCGTACGATGCCAAAGGGCTTCTTAAATCCGCCATCCGCGGAGAAGACCCGGTGATCTATTTCGAGCATAAGAGACTGTATCGCTCTATCAAGGAGGATTTGCCCGATGATGATTTCACGGTTCCTATCGGCAAGGCCGCCATTAGAAAAGAAGGGAAAGATATCACGCTGGTCGCCTATGGGCTGATGTGCCATAAATCGCTTGAGGCTGCAGCCGCCTTGGAAAAAGAGGGTATTTCGGCAGAGCTGATCGACATGCGGACTCTTCTCCCCTGGGATAGAGAGACCATTTTTGAGTCGGTGAAGAAAACTTCCAAGGTTGTTCTGGTGCAGGAAAATTCCAAGACCGGCGGTGTCATGGCCGAGGTCGGGGCGTCCATTGCCGAGGAGTTGTTCGATTATCTTGATGCTCCCGTGACCCGGGTTTGCGGGCTGGATGTGCCGATGCTTCCTTTCGCCCCGCCTTTGGAGCATTACTTCCTGCCGAACGCCGAGAAGATTATCCGCGCCGTAAAAAAAGTTCTGGAATATTAG
- a CDS encoding dihydrolipoamide acetyltransferase family protein: MEYKVIVPPLGESVVEGTIVKWLKNEGDKIKVDDPLVEIMTDKINIEIPSPHNGVMKRHLVPPDTLVQIGAEIAIMEIEGTAVGTKAFQTLPESGKEAIPREQDVKAPPEEFVGTTAHHEQMGIHADQNAIDAGIKAVKSSPVVRRLAKEHFIDLRLVRGTGREGRVSKEDVIRYINSRHQVDVKKPDFAWPDDEPEELIPITGVRKVIADHMVKSAFTIPHVTTFDECDMSKLIAWRKEYVDKIEKMHGVRVTYLPFMVKAIIFAAREFPWMNATFEKDVLHVKKYFNVGMAVARQNSLIVPVVKHCEQKSILQIAKEMRDLADRANADKLTVGEITGGTFSITNAGLLGALGSTPIIAHPQVAILGVHKIVERPVVWDGQIVIRPILNFGLSFDHRVVDGAYAVQFLRRTIEYLENPDSWLLGVV, from the coding sequence ATGGAATATAAAGTTATTGTTCCGCCGCTGGGAGAGTCGGTTGTCGAGGGGACCATTGTCAAGTGGCTCAAAAACGAGGGTGATAAAATAAAGGTCGATGACCCCCTGGTTGAAATCATGACCGACAAGATCAATATCGAAATTCCCTCGCCCCATAACGGGGTGATGAAACGGCATCTGGTTCCTCCCGATACGCTGGTGCAGATCGGGGCGGAAATCGCCATAATGGAGATAGAAGGAACGGCAGTCGGAACAAAAGCTTTCCAGACGCTGCCCGAAAGCGGCAAAGAGGCGATTCCCCGCGAGCAGGATGTCAAAGCGCCGCCGGAGGAGTTTGTCGGCACGACGGCCCATCACGAGCAGATGGGTATCCATGCCGATCAGAATGCCATTGACGCGGGAATCAAGGCGGTCAAGTCATCGCCGGTGGTTCGCCGTTTGGCCAAAGAGCATTTCATCGATCTGCGTCTGGTGCGCGGCACCGGTCGCGAGGGACGAGTCAGCAAAGAGGATGTCATCAGATATATCAACAGCCGCCATCAGGTGGATGTCAAGAAACCCGATTTTGCCTGGCCCGATGACGAACCGGAAGAGCTTATCCCGATTACCGGCGTGCGCAAGGTAATCGCCGACCATATGGTCAAATCGGCTTTTACCATCCCTCATGTTACGACTTTCGATGAATGCGATATGTCGAAGCTGATCGCGTGGCGCAAGGAGTATGTCGATAAAATTGAAAAGATGCACGGTGTGCGTGTGACCTATCTGCCGTTTATGGTCAAAGCGATAATATTTGCCGCCAGGGAATTCCCCTGGATGAACGCTACTTTTGAAAAAGACGTTTTGCATGTGAAGAAATATTTCAATGTCGGTATGGCGGTGGCGCGACAGAATTCGTTGATTGTTCCGGTGGTTAAGCACTGCGAGCAAAAGTCCATACTTCAGATTGCCAAAGAGATGCGCGATCTGGCCGACCGGGCCAATGCCGACAAGTTGACGGTCGGTGAAATAACCGGCGGCACTTTTTCCATTACCAATGCAGGTCTTCTGGGTGCACTCGGTTCGACGCCGATTATTGCTCATCCGCAGGTGGCCATTTTGGGAGTGCATAAGATAGTCGAACGACCGGTGGTGTGGGATGGGCAGATTGTGATCCGGCCGATTCTCAATTTCGGTCTCTCTTTTGACCACCGCGTGGTCGACGGCGCTTATGCCGTCCAGTTCCTGCGCCGGACGATTGAATATCTGGAGAACCCGGATAGCTGGCTTCTGGGAGTTGTTTAG
- the lpdA gene encoding dihydrolipoyl dehydrogenase, with the protein MAEKYKLVVIGTGPGGYVAAIRAAQLGIKTAVVEKEYIGGVCLNWGCIPSKALLYVTELKRTVEGASRIGLKSLAVEIDLDKLRRHKDDTVKRLTSGVKFLMEKAGIKVYDGYASFLSPTEIEIAADGGKTKLEAEYFIIATGVEPIDLPMIKMDGKTIIGAREAIDIRYVPPTMGVIGAGPIGLEMATVYNTLGSRITVIELLDSVLPMLDPEISSSAEKALRKQGMEFYLSSKVVASRKKGDKVEVDMESPQGNKTFTFDMVLVSAGMRPNTAGLNLDKAGVKTDTRKFISVDQRMRTNVSNIFAIGDVTGGLLLAHKASHEGIVAAEAIAGSNMGADWKAVPYAVFTDPEIAGIGLTEKEAAASGKKIKVGKFPYRAVGKGIATLATEGFAKVISDAETDEILGIHLFGPHSGDIIFAGTALMEFDGTAEDLGHIMGIHPTLSEALMEAGLNANKKAIHIIN; encoded by the coding sequence ATGGCAGAAAAATATAAACTGGTCGTAATCGGAACCGGCCCGGGCGGATATGTCGCCGCCATCAGAGCAGCGCAGTTGGGCATAAAAACGGCCGTGGTTGAAAAAGAATACATCGGCGGGGTTTGCTTGAACTGGGGGTGTATTCCCTCCAAGGCGCTTCTATATGTGACAGAGTTGAAAAGAACGGTCGAGGGGGCGTCTCGTATCGGGCTGAAAAGCCTGGCAGTGGAAATCGATCTCGACAAACTCCGCAGGCATAAGGATGATACGGTCAAGCGGCTTACCAGCGGCGTCAAATTTCTTATGGAGAAAGCGGGAATAAAAGTATATGATGGTTATGCATCATTTCTTTCTCCGACGGAAATTGAAATTGCCGCTGATGGCGGTAAAACCAAACTCGAAGCCGAATATTTTATCATCGCCACCGGGGTCGAGCCGATAGATCTGCCCATGATCAAGATGGACGGGAAGACAATTATCGGCGCTCGCGAGGCAATCGATATTCGGTATGTTCCGCCGACCATGGGCGTGATCGGTGCGGGGCCGATCGGATTAGAAATGGCAACCGTGTATAATACTCTTGGTTCCAGGATAACGGTCATCGAACTTCTCGATAGCGTTCTTCCCATGCTCGATCCGGAAATATCCTCATCGGCCGAGAAGGCTCTGCGCAAGCAGGGGATGGAATTCTATTTATCATCGAAAGTTGTGGCTTCCCGGAAGAAGGGTGACAAGGTTGAAGTTGATATGGAGAGTCCGCAGGGAAATAAGACTTTCACTTTCGACATGGTTCTGGTGTCGGCCGGGATGAGACCGAATACGGCCGGGCTGAATCTCGACAAAGCCGGTGTGAAAACCGATACCAGGAAATTCATTTCGGTTGATCAGAGAATGCGGACTAATGTGTCCAATATATTTGCCATTGGCGATGTCACCGGAGGATTGCTTCTGGCACACAAGGCCTCGCATGAGGGAATTGTCGCCGCCGAGGCGATTGCCGGTTCGAATATGGGCGCCGACTGGAAAGCGGTGCCGTATGCGGTTTTCACCGACCCGGAAATCGCGGGAATTGGTCTGACCGAAAAAGAAGCGGCCGCGTCAGGGAAAAAGATCAAGGTCGGCAAGTTTCCATATCGTGCGGTAGGGAAAGGTATTGCCACGCTGGCCACGGAAGGTTTTGCCAAAGTTATTTCCGATGCCGAGACCGATGAGATTTTGGGAATACATCTGTTCGGCCCCCATTCGGGGGATATTATCTTTGCCGGAACGGCGCTGATGGAGTTTGACGGCACCGCGGAGGATTTGGGGCATATAATGGGGATTCATCCCACTCTTTCCGAAGCGCTGATGGAGGCCGGCCTGAACGCCAACAAAAAGGCGATACATATAATAAATTAA
- a CDS encoding DUF2752 domain-containing protein — protein sequence MKKILTFLMLPYQKEILLWGAALIAPAFIDPAKQHFSFCLFRNIGIDFCPGCGLGRAIALFYHGDIAGSFLCHPLGIIAVIILSLRIVSLICKSPGLTGLRMGEYHG from the coding sequence ATGAAGAAAATTCTCACATTTCTAATGCTACCGTATCAGAAGGAGATTCTCCTCTGGGGGGCGGCGCTGATTGCGCCGGCTTTTATTGACCCGGCGAAGCAGCATTTCTCATTCTGTCTTTTCAGAAATATCGGAATCGATTTCTGCCCCGGGTGTGGATTGGGGAGAGCGATCGCGCTTTTCTATCACGGCGATATCGCCGGTTCCTTTTTGTGTCATCCGCTCGGCATAATTGCTGTCATAATATTGTCACTTAGAATAGTATCGCTTATATGTAAATCGCCGGGTCTGACCGGCCTTAGAATGGGAGAATATCATGGCTGA
- a CDS encoding TM2 domain-containing protein, translating into MADLYQLLPELQVDEMIFVSGLLKNVDEETARRFATVYRSRRKEPQTVLLMSLIGFVGIAGVHRFYLDQIGMGLLYLFTAGICFIGTIIDIINHKDLAFEYNQKKAQEVFYMIKGSA; encoded by the coding sequence ATGGCTGACCTTTATCAGTTGCTACCGGAATTGCAGGTGGACGAAATGATCTTCGTGAGCGGCCTGCTTAAGAATGTCGATGAGGAGACCGCCCGCCGCTTCGCGACCGTATATCGCTCGCGAAGAAAGGAACCTCAAACCGTCCTGTTGATGTCTTTGATCGGTTTTGTGGGGATCGCCGGTGTGCATCGTTTCTATCTGGACCAGATAGGCATGGGCCTGCTATATCTTTTTACCGCAGGCATTTGCTTCATCGGGACAATCATCGACATTATTAATCATAAGGATCTGGCCTTTGAATATAATCAGAAGAAGGCACAAGAAGTTTTTTACATGATTAAAGGTTCTGCTTGA
- a CDS encoding PAS domain-containing protein, with protein MSFASWIREFPGAITICNADGIILEMNDKADETFKQDGGADLIGKNLLDCHPEPARSKLRDLMKSRKVNCYTIEKNGIRKMIYQSPWYNNGAYGGVVEFSIEIPTEMPHFVRQ; from the coding sequence ATGTCTTTCGCTTCATGGATAAGGGAATTTCCCGGAGCCATCACTATTTGCAATGCCGATGGTATCATTCTGGAAATGAATGACAAGGCTGATGAGACTTTCAAGCAGGATGGGGGCGCGGATTTGATCGGCAAGAACCTTCTCGATTGTCACCCGGAGCCGGCCCGCAGCAAACTGCGCGATTTGATGAAATCGCGCAAAGTGAACTGCTATACAATCGAAAAGAATGGTATCAGGAAAATGATCTATCAGTCGCCATGGTACAATAACGGTGCATATGGCGGCGTAGTGGAGTTCTCAATAGAAATTCCTACCGAAATGCCGCACTTTGTGAGACAGTAA
- a CDS encoding O-methyltransferase: MNIIEPKIENYIANLPSADDPVLKEMEAHARRHHFPIIGAMAGRFLRQLALASNARSIFEMGSGYGYSAYWFAGGMTGGGRIICTDMSEDNRQRGLDYLERGGCKSKVEFHAGDALKIIGKFDGPFDIILNDIDTESYPEAFELAVPRLRRGGIFITDNVLWSGRILHRKPTAASRAILEFNRGLFNSKDILSSLIPIHDGLGMAIKIV; encoded by the coding sequence ATGAACATTATTGAACCCAAAATTGAAAATTATATCGCCAATTTGCCCTCGGCTGATGACCCGGTTCTGAAGGAGATGGAGGCCCATGCCCGGCGGCATCATTTCCCCATTATCGGCGCCATGGCGGGGCGTTTCCTGAGACAGTTGGCTCTGGCCTCAAACGCCAGATCAATTTTTGAAATGGGATCGGGGTACGGCTATTCCGCCTATTGGTTTGCCGGCGGCATGACCGGCGGGGGCAGAATAATCTGCACCGATATGTCCGAAGATAACCGTCAGCGCGGGCTGGATTACCTGGAACGGGGCGGTTGTAAATCGAAAGTTGAATTTCACGCAGGCGATGCCCTGAAAATAATCGGAAAATTCGACGGCCCTTTTGATATTATTCTCAATGATATCGACACGGAATCATATCCTGAGGCCTTTGAATTGGCTGTTCCGCGCCTCCGCAGGGGGGGTATTTTTATCACCGATAATGTCCTCTGGTCCGGGCGGATTCTGCATCGAAAACCGACTGCGGCCAGCCGGGCTATCCTCGAATTCAACCGGGGGCTGTTCAACTCAAAGGATATCCTTTCTTCCCTCATCCCAATTCACGACGGTCTGGGTATGGCGATAAAAATAGTCTGA
- the lipB gene encoding lipoyl(octanoyl) transferase LipB: MSSSSRKRLLRIDLGRTGYDDTRLLQKSMVSLRHEGRIPDCLIFTEHEPTITMGRGTTMENLLVTPEFLREKGIGLFKVERGGDITFHGPGQTVLYPIVDLNFRGRDLHQYLRDLEKLVTATLGEFGLEAGTKSGLTGVWVGDKKLAAIGVAVAHWITYHGLALNVTTDLKYFRLINPCGIIDYSVGSLSEILGRNISQRQVNDSLAKNFATLFDYDIEMIRNAAQFINDLAAGRII, from the coding sequence ATGTCGAGTTCTTCACGCAAAAGGCTGCTCCGGATAGACTTGGGGCGAACCGGATATGATGACACCCGGCTGCTCCAGAAATCAATGGTGTCACTGCGGCATGAAGGACGAATTCCCGATTGTCTTATCTTCACCGAGCATGAGCCGACAATCACCATGGGAAGAGGGACTACTATGGAAAACCTCCTGGTCACCCCGGAATTCTTGCGGGAAAAAGGAATCGGGCTCTTCAAAGTCGAACGAGGCGGCGATATCACTTTTCATGGCCCCGGTCAAACTGTCCTCTACCCCATCGTTGACCTGAACTTTCGCGGACGCGATTTGCATCAGTATCTCCGGGATCTGGAGAAATTGGTCACGGCCACTCTCGGAGAATTCGGGCTGGAGGCCGGGACAAAATCGGGATTGACCGGGGTTTGGGTCGGCGATAAGAAATTGGCCGCTATCGGCGTGGCCGTCGCCCACTGGATTACTTACCATGGTCTGGCTCTTAATGTAACCACGGATCTCAAATATTTCCGATTAATCAATCCCTGCGGCATAATAGACTATTCAGTCGGCTCGCTATCGGAAATATTGGGGCGAAATATCAGTCAGCGGCAGGTCAATGATTCCCTGGCCAAGAATTTCGCGACCCTTTTTGATTATGATATTGAGATGATAAGAAATGCAGCGCAATTCATAAACGATTTGGCTGCCGGCAGAATTATTTAG
- a CDS encoding TOBE domain-containing protein, whose protein sequence is MKYGARNQLIGKVTGIKKGSLMCQVTVNVPADSVMSSVMTIDSLKELGIKKGDKVRVVVKAINVLLVRE, encoded by the coding sequence ATGAAATACGGTGCGCGCAATCAGTTGATCGGGAAGGTGACCGGTATCAAGAAAGGTTCGCTGATGTGTCAGGTGACGGTGAATGTTCCGGCCGACTCGGTAATGAGTTCCGTGATGACGATCGATTCGCTGAAGGAGCTCGGTATTAAGAAGGGGGACAAGGTTAGAGTTGTCGTAAAGGCCATAAATGTGCTGCTGGTGCGCGAATAA
- a CDS encoding cysteine hydrolase: MPAYVSSDNIVSKSKEWLNQIAAFNTHQMSLNIDKAALLVIDMQKFFLDPNSPTYTESGPAIIPSVKRLIAAFRAAGRPVIYTKHVHHPDFIDAGIMKWWWDGACLEGSPESEIDDDIAPLANEKIILKHRYSAFYNTDLETILRCLKIEDLVITGVMTNMCCESTARDAYYRDYRVFFLADATGSINEEMHKASLLNLAFGFAMVTSAESIIKQIQAG, from the coding sequence ATGCCAGCCTATGTTTCATCAGACAATATCGTCTCAAAGTCAAAGGAATGGCTTAATCAGATTGCCGCATTCAATACTCACCAGATGTCGCTAAATATAGACAAGGCCGCCCTGCTGGTAATCGATATGCAGAAATTCTTTTTGGATCCCAATTCCCCAACATACACGGAAAGCGGCCCGGCTATTATTCCCTCAGTCAAACGTCTGATCGCGGCCTTCCGTGCGGCGGGTCGTCCGGTAATCTATACCAAACATGTTCATCATCCCGATTTCATCGATGCCGGAATCATGAAATGGTGGTGGGATGGCGCCTGTCTGGAGGGAAGCCCTGAAAGCGAAATAGATGATGATATTGCCCCGCTCGCGAATGAGAAAATTATCCTTAAACATCGCTACTCGGCTTTCTATAATACCGATCTCGAAACGATTCTCAGATGTCTTAAAATTGAAGATTTGGTGATTACGGGAGTAATGACCAACATGTGCTGCGAATCAACCGCCCGTGATGCCTATTATCGCGATTATCGGGTTTTCTTTTTGGCGGATGCGACCGGAAGCATCAATGAGGAAATGCATAAAGCAAGTCTTCTCAATCTGGCGTTTGGCTTCGCAATGGTGACATCGGCTGAGTCTATTATCAAGCAGATTCAGGCCGGGTAA
- a CDS encoding cupin domain-containing protein, which translates to MNGFLKEWDNTIYPEMIRNLPEVDVKINGIRGWLMQAGKKQVVFFDIQAGSIVPAHAHCAQWGIMLEGEMVLTISGEAKTYHKGDSYFIPEGAVHSATFPTQINVIDIFDSADRYKSK; encoded by the coding sequence ATGAATGGTTTCTTGAAAGAATGGGATAATACCATTTACCCGGAGATGATCCGCAATCTGCCGGAGGTGGATGTTAAGATCAACGGTATCCGCGGTTGGCTGATGCAGGCAGGGAAGAAGCAGGTGGTTTTCTTTGATATTCAGGCCGGTTCTATTGTTCCGGCGCATGCTCATTGCGCTCAATGGGGAATTATGCTCGAGGGGGAAATGGTTCTCACAATCTCCGGGGAGGCGAAGACATATCACAAGGGTGACAGCTATTTTATCCCCGAAGGAGCGGTTCATTCGGCCACCTTTCCGACCCAGATCAATGTCATCGACATATTCGACTCCGCCGACCGGTACAAGTCAAAATGA
- a CDS encoding dockerin type I domain-containing protein: MRIRLVAMRLFLLILFLTGISSFNNAIAATVCGDADNDMIVNIKDITFLINFLYKGGQSPNTLVAADVNNSGIVNISDITYMINFLYKGGPKPACSKYLGQVPPDSIPQIFAPGLISGSETEFVASFDPSFQEFYFTRRGGDNINEIYFSEIVNGSWTNPAIAPFCGNYENMEPLMTPDGQRLYFSSTRPCSGYQTAVPYNCNWFVTRIDSDWSDPQYLGVPFNNIMVMYSTQSSNGNMYFTNVSVVPPCIYLSRFVDGQYFMPQRLGTAINKGYYEAHPYIAADESYMIFDAQNRPGGYGASDLYISFRNEDGSWTESINLGSSINTVGDDFCPTVTPDGKYFFYGRWNGSAKDIYWCDTAFIEKLRPCVGRIAYTITPPDGNNQIYTIDCDGSNLQQLTALPGRNMAPEWSPDGSKIAFYTHFESENTWSIFIMDADGGNVTRVTDIPGAWDWCPQWSPDGTKLLFARMYPSDYHSDIWMVDIDGSDLHRVGSAIGFGPRWSSDGEKVLYSGLAGDYEIFVMDTSGANQVQLTDNTSDDYWSSWSPDGGKIVFVSNRDGNFEVYTMNADGTGPVRLTTSSQNEDDAEWSPDGLRIAFVSWRDGHMEIYIMKADGSRQTRLTVTSSGHAFDPDWKPN; encoded by the coding sequence ATGAGAATCCGTTTGGTTGCGATGCGCTTATTCCTGTTAATCCTTTTTTTGACAGGTATTTCTTCTTTTAACAATGCCATTGCCGCCACGGTTTGCGGTGATGCCGACAATGACATGATAGTTAATATCAAAGATATAACCTTTCTAATCAACTTCCTTTACAAAGGCGGCCAGTCACCTAACACGCTCGTGGCCGCCGATGTCAATAATTCCGGGATCGTGAACATTTCTGATATTACCTATATGATTAATTTTCTTTATAAGGGCGGCCCCAAGCCGGCCTGCTCCAAATATCTGGGCCAGGTCCCCCCTGACTCCATACCACAAATCTTCGCCCCGGGGCTTATCTCCGGTTCTGAAACAGAGTTTGTGGCATCTTTCGATCCCTCGTTCCAGGAATTCTACTTTACCCGGAGGGGAGGAGATAACATAAATGAAATCTATTTCTCTGAAATTGTGAACGGTTCATGGACAAATCCGGCAATAGCACCTTTCTGCGGCAATTATGAGAACATGGAGCCGCTAATGACTCCCGATGGCCAAAGGCTCTATTTCAGCAGTACCCGGCCTTGTTCGGGATACCAAACGGCGGTACCTTATAATTGTAACTGGTTTGTCACCAGAATCGATTCCGATTGGTCGGATCCGCAGTATCTTGGCGTGCCCTTCAACAACATAATGGTCATGTATTCTACTCAAAGCTCGAACGGCAATATGTACTTCACTAACGTTAGCGTCGTACCTCCCTGCATATATCTGTCGCGATTTGTCGACGGCCAGTACTTCATGCCGCAGCGCCTCGGAACGGCCATAAACAAAGGGTACTATGAGGCTCATCCATATATAGCAGCCGATGAAAGCTATATGATATTTGACGCCCAGAATAGACCGGGTGGGTATGGTGCCTCCGATCTCTATATCAGCTTCCGGAACGAAGACGGTTCATGGACGGAATCAATTAATCTCGGAAGCAGTATCAATACCGTGGGAGACGATTTCTGTCCGACAGTTACACCGGACGGCAAATATTTCTTCTATGGTCGGTGGAACGGTTCGGCCAAAGATATTTACTGGTGCGATACCGCCTTCATAGAGAAGTTGCGCCCTTGCGTGGGCAGGATCGCCTACACCATTACTCCACCGGACGGAAATAATCAGATATATACGATAGATTGTGATGGCAGCAATCTTCAGCAACTGACGGCTCTGCCGGGACGTAACATGGCCCCGGAATGGTCTCCCGACGGCAGCAAAATAGCATTCTACACACATTTTGAATCCGAAAATACCTGGTCGATTTTTATTATGGATGCCGACGGCGGCAATGTGACCCGTGTGACCGATATTCCCGGTGCCTGGGATTGGTGTCCGCAATGGTCGCCCGATGGTACCAAGTTGCTCTTCGCCAGGATGTATCCTTCCGACTATCACTCGGATATCTGGATGGTAGATATTGATGGCAGTGATCTGCACCGGGTCGGCTCGGCTATCGGCTTCGGGCCAAGATGGTCATCTGATGGTGAAAAAGTCCTTTACTCCGGGCTTGCCGGCGATTACGAGATATTTGTGATGGATACTTCCGGTGCCAACCAGGTGCAATTGACGGACAACACTTCCGATGACTATTGGTCCTCCTGGTCACCTGATGGCGGCAAAATTGTATTTGTTTCCAACCGGGATGGGAATTTCGAAGTTTACACCATGAACGCCGATGGCACCGGCCCCGTGCGCCTTACGACCAGTTCTCAAAATGAGGATGATGCCGAGTGGTCGCCAGACGGATTGCGGATCGCATTTGTATCCTGGCGGGACGGTCATATGGAGATTTACATTATGAAAGCCGACGGAAGCCGGCAAACCCGATTAACCGTCACTTCCAGCGGCCATGCCTTCGATCCCGACTGGAAGCCGAATTGA
- a CDS encoding RNA polymerase sigma factor has translation MDINELQKSAVAGGNPEAEKQLFLELSARFRFFVKRSIWNKEDGEEAVQDALAVVFSKYKEIVYETSFVAWAHRVLQNVVMNHNSKRARRKSDTNSFDEDGRSDFGRDSDPLFEATLLECLRKVSQRSLQFARALNLNYQGYGVEEICARLELTKSNFYSVLSRARAMLTLCLQKGSL, from the coding sequence TTGGATATCAACGAGTTACAAAAATCGGCCGTCGCCGGCGGCAATCCCGAAGCGGAAAAGCAGCTATTTCTGGAACTGTCTGCAAGATTCCGTTTCTTTGTAAAACGGAGTATATGGAATAAAGAAGATGGTGAGGAAGCCGTCCAGGACGCCCTCGCTGTTGTTTTTAGCAAGTACAAAGAGATTGTTTACGAAACCAGCTTTGTGGCCTGGGCCCATAGGGTGTTGCAGAATGTGGTTATGAATCACAACTCAAAAAGAGCCCGGCGAAAAAGCGATACGAACAGCTTTGATGAAGATGGTCGAAGCGATTTCGGCCGTGACTCCGACCCTTTATTTGAAGCCACGCTTCTGGAATGTCTGCGGAAAGTAAGCCAGAGGAGCCTTCAGTTTGCCCGCGCCCTTAATCTCAACTATCAGGGTTATGGCGTGGAGGAAATCTGTGCCAGGCTGGAATTGACCAAAAGCAATTTCTATTCGGTGCTTTCGCGCGCACGGGCCATGTTGACACTTTGTCTGCAGAAAGGGAGCTTATAG